From the Streptomyces sp. Tu 2975 genome, one window contains:
- a CDS encoding aldehyde dehydrogenase family protein, which yields MSFFTDLAQQYIDGEWRPGTGSWDIIDFNPYDGEKLASIAVATADEVDQAYRAAERAQRAWADTNPYARRGVFERALRIIEDREEEIAEAIVAELGGTRLKAAFELHLAKEFMREAVHLALRPEGRILPSPVDGKENRVYRVPVGVVGVISPFNFPFLLSIKSVAPALALGNAVVLKPHQNTPICGGSLVAKVFEEAGLPAGLLNVVITDIAEIGDALIAHPIPKVISFTGSDKVGRHVATVCAANFKHAVLELGGNSALIVLDDADLDYAVDAAVFSRFVHQGQVCMAANRILVDRSVEKEFTEKFVAKVRTLKVGDPADPATHIGPLINSSQADAVSALVEQTVEAGATALLHGATDGNLVSPSVLTGIPAESPVLTQEIFGPVALIVPFDGEDEAVRIANETPYGLSGAVHTGDVERGVRLAKRVDTGMIHINDGTVHDEPIVPFGGEKHSGLGRLNGDSMLDSFTTQKWISVQHGRSRFPF from the coding sequence ATGTCCTTCTTCACCGATCTGGCCCAGCAGTACATAGACGGCGAGTGGAGGCCGGGCACCGGCTCCTGGGACATCATCGACTTCAATCCCTACGACGGTGAGAAGCTCGCCTCCATCGCCGTGGCCACGGCCGACGAGGTGGACCAGGCCTACCGGGCGGCGGAGCGCGCCCAGCGGGCGTGGGCGGACACCAACCCGTACGCCCGCCGGGGCGTCTTCGAGCGGGCCCTTCGGATCATCGAGGACCGCGAGGAGGAGATCGCCGAGGCGATCGTCGCCGAGCTCGGCGGCACCCGACTCAAGGCGGCGTTCGAGCTGCACCTCGCCAAGGAGTTCATGCGCGAGGCGGTGCACCTGGCGCTGCGGCCGGAGGGGCGCATCCTGCCCTCGCCGGTCGACGGCAAGGAGAACCGCGTCTACCGGGTGCCGGTCGGTGTGGTGGGCGTCATAAGTCCCTTCAACTTCCCCTTCCTGCTGTCGATCAAGTCGGTCGCCCCGGCGCTCGCCCTCGGCAACGCCGTGGTCCTCAAGCCGCACCAGAACACCCCGATCTGCGGCGGCTCGCTGGTGGCCAAGGTGTTCGAGGAGGCGGGCCTGCCGGCCGGTCTGCTGAACGTCGTGATCACGGACATAGCCGAGATAGGTGACGCGCTCATCGCGCACCCGATACCGAAGGTCATCTCCTTCACCGGCTCCGACAAGGTGGGCCGGCACGTGGCCACCGTCTGCGCGGCCAACTTCAAGCACGCCGTTCTCGAACTCGGCGGCAACAGCGCGCTGATCGTGCTCGACGACGCCGACCTCGACTACGCGGTGGACGCCGCGGTCTTCAGCCGGTTCGTGCACCAGGGCCAGGTCTGCATGGCCGCCAACCGCATCCTGGTGGACCGCTCGGTCGAGAAGGAGTTCACCGAGAAGTTCGTCGCCAAGGTGCGGACCCTCAAGGTCGGCGACCCCGCCGACCCGGCGACCCACATCGGCCCCCTCATCAACTCCTCCCAGGCGGACGCGGTCTCCGCGCTGGTCGAGCAGACGGTGGAGGCGGGTGCGACGGCACTGCTGCACGGGGCCACGGACGGCAACCTCGTCTCCCCTTCGGTGCTGACCGGCATCCCCGCCGAGTCGCCGGTGCTGACGCAGGAGATCTTCGGCCCGGTGGCCCTGATCGTCCCCTTCGACGGCGAGGACGAGGCGGTCCGGATCGCCAACGAGACGCCGTACGGCCTGAGCGGGGCCGTGCACACCGGTGACGTGGAGCGGGGTGTGCGGCTCGCCAAGCGGGTGGACACCGGCATGATCCACATCAATGACGGCACCGTGCAC
- a CDS encoding helix-turn-helix transcriptional regulator, whose amino-acid sequence MGRVEVVAAGESAWSWEQSRAEGPGGGSVVRRILLGSQLRRLRESRGITREAAGYSIRASESKISRMELGRVSFKARDVEDLLTLYGVADDSERDALLGLAKEANVAGWWHSFGDVLPGWFQTYIGLEGAASLIRIYEVQFVHGLLQTESYAHAVVTRGMPDAPRAEIDRRVALRLERQKTLVSERAPHLHAVLDEAALRRPYGDRAVMQAQLRHLIEVSEHPSITLQVMPFSFGGHAGESGTFTMLRFPESDLSDIVYLEQLTSALYLDKREEVAQYERVMERLTEDSPDPAETRDLLRGLLQLI is encoded by the coding sequence ATGGGGAGGGTCGAAGTCGTGGCAGCAGGCGAGTCAGCGTGGTCATGGGAACAGTCCCGCGCCGAGGGCCCGGGCGGAGGTTCGGTGGTGCGGCGCATCCTGCTGGGCTCACAGCTCAGAAGGCTGAGGGAATCGCGTGGCATCACGCGAGAGGCGGCCGGCTACTCGATCCGCGCGTCCGAATCCAAGATCAGCCGTATGGAGTTGGGCCGGGTGAGCTTCAAGGCGCGCGACGTGGAGGACCTGCTGACGCTCTACGGCGTCGCCGACGACAGCGAACGCGATGCGCTGCTCGGGCTCGCCAAGGAGGCCAATGTCGCCGGCTGGTGGCACAGCTTCGGTGACGTCCTGCCCGGCTGGTTCCAGACGTACATCGGCCTTGAGGGTGCGGCCTCGCTGATCCGCATCTACGAAGTGCAGTTCGTGCACGGCCTGTTGCAGACCGAGTCGTACGCGCACGCCGTCGTCACCCGCGGCATGCCCGACGCGCCCCGGGCCGAGATCGACCGCCGGGTCGCGCTGCGGCTGGAGCGCCAGAAGACCCTCGTCTCCGAGCGGGCCCCGCACCTGCACGCCGTGCTGGACGAGGCGGCCCTGCGCCGCCCGTACGGCGACCGGGCGGTGATGCAGGCCCAACTGCGCCATCTGATCGAGGTATCCGAGCATCCCAGCATCACGCTCCAGGTGATGCCCTTCAGTTTCGGCGGCCACGCGGGCGAGAGCGGCACCTTCACCATGCTGCGCTTCCCGGAGTCCGACCTCTCCGACATCGTCTACCTCGAGCAGCTGACCAGTGCGCTGTATCTGGACAAGCGCGAGGAGGTCGCCCAGTACGAGCGGGTGATGGAACGGCTGACAGAGGACAGTCCTGATCCGGCCGAGACCCGGGACCTTCTTCGAGGTCTCCTCCAACTCATTTGA
- a CDS encoding ATP-binding protein — translation MGPNGSTMLEPLRQGLPPFDPAAVSSSASCALPARFEAVRGARLFTKNTLGQWQLDERFDDVALVVSELVTNALRHALPSDGATHEPAKEAPVRLHLMRWTGRLVCAVRDPSHDGPRSRQAEEDFAAESGRGLFLVDSFSDGWGWHPLAGSLRGKVVWALFRLN, via the coding sequence ATGGGACCGAATGGATCCACCATGCTCGAGCCGTTACGGCAGGGCCTTCCCCCCTTCGACCCCGCAGCCGTCTCGAGCTCGGCCTCGTGCGCCCTGCCCGCCCGCTTCGAAGCAGTACGCGGCGCCCGCCTGTTCACCAAGAACACACTGGGCCAGTGGCAGCTGGACGAGCGATTCGACGATGTCGCCCTGGTCGTCTCCGAGCTCGTGACCAACGCCCTGCGGCACGCCCTGCCGTCCGACGGCGCCACGCACGAGCCCGCCAAGGAAGCCCCGGTGCGCCTGCACCTGATGCGGTGGACCGGCCGACTGGTGTGCGCGGTGCGCGACCCCAGCCACGACGGCCCCCGGTCGCGGCAGGCCGAGGAGGACTTCGCCGCCGAGTCCGGTCGCGGGCTCTTCCTGGTCGACTCCTTCAGCGACGGCTGGGGCTGGCACCCGCTCGCGGGGTCGCTGCGTGGCAAGGTGGTCTGGGCGCTGTTCCGGTTGAACTAG
- a CDS encoding DUF397 domain-containing protein yields MHQVYNGMAATELRGVVWQKSRHSNSQGSCVELARLPDGDVAMRNSRHPDGPALVYTPAEIEALLLGVKDGEFDHLIAEA; encoded by the coding sequence GTGCACCAGGTCTACAACGGCATGGCGGCGACGGAGCTTCGCGGGGTCGTCTGGCAGAAGAGCCGGCACAGCAATTCACAGGGTTCGTGCGTGGAGCTCGCCAGACTGCCGGACGGCGACGTGGCGATGCGCAATTCGCGGCACCCCGACGGGCCCGCACTCGTCTATACGCCCGCCGAGATAGAAGCGCTGCTTCTGGGCGTGAAGGACGGGGAGTTCGATCATCTGATCGCGGAGGCGTGA
- the rpsR gene encoding 30S ribosomal protein S18 — MSPRRKETRTPLRSRPYPLDRDGITYVDYKDTDLLRKFVSDRGKIRSRRVTRVTAQQQRQLARAVKNAREMALLPYSSGSTG; from the coding sequence ATGTCACCCCGCCGCAAGGAAACGCGCACACCGCTCAGGTCCCGTCCCTATCCGCTGGACCGGGACGGCATCACCTACGTCGACTACAAGGACACCGATCTGCTGCGGAAGTTCGTCTCGGACCGAGGGAAGATCCGCAGCCGCCGGGTGACGAGGGTGACCGCTCAGCAGCAGCGGCAGCTGGCCAGGGCCGTCAAGAACGCGAGGGAGATGGCGCTGCTGCCCTACTCCTCCGGCTCGACCGGCTGA
- a CDS encoding GTP-binding protein → MTLPVALVGGLHADARRAAVERLLTTVPGSVALHHDLSTAGRGAVVRTVRDARGVRDTGETPLVNDCACCALREDLVPELARLAADGATGLAVVELWDSVEPKAMAEVIAAHAGEGLALTSVMTAVDPALLLPYLANGDDLADAGLAAAATDRRTIADTWARQLEYAPVLALVDSEEADDEDRALLTQLHPTARRIAVDGEELAAAAVAGFDVEAAAAAQHPACALLPQEADDCGVATYVWHSCRPFHPERLYQALEDLTCAAARSRGRFWLADRPDTLLAWDAAGGALCVESAGPWLASLPDAAWEMVQPVRRAAAALDWHPEHGDRCQHLVFTSPGLDRDGLEQLLESCLLNDAEYAAGREAWKRLLPAFDPLLEV, encoded by the coding sequence GTGACTCTGCCCGTCGCACTGGTCGGCGGGCTGCACGCGGACGCCCGCCGGGCCGCGGTGGAACGGCTGCTCACCACGGTGCCCGGCAGTGTCGCCCTGCACCACGACCTCTCGACCGCCGGACGGGGCGCGGTCGTCAGGACGGTCCGCGACGCACGGGGCGTCCGAGACACCGGTGAGACGCCGCTCGTCAACGACTGCGCCTGCTGCGCACTGCGCGAGGACCTGGTGCCCGAGCTGGCGCGGCTCGCCGCGGACGGCGCCACCGGCCTCGCGGTCGTCGAGCTGTGGGACTCCGTCGAGCCCAAGGCCATGGCCGAGGTGATCGCCGCGCACGCCGGCGAAGGTCTCGCACTGACATCGGTGATGACCGCCGTGGACCCGGCGCTGCTGCTGCCGTATCTCGCCAACGGCGACGACCTGGCGGACGCGGGCCTCGCCGCGGCGGCCACGGACCGGCGCACGATCGCGGACACCTGGGCGCGTCAGCTGGAGTACGCGCCGGTCCTCGCCCTCGTCGACAGCGAAGAGGCGGACGACGAGGACCGAGCCCTGCTGACACAACTGCACCCGACGGCCCGGCGGATCGCCGTGGACGGCGAGGAACTGGCCGCCGCGGCCGTCGCCGGGTTCGACGTGGAGGCGGCCGCCGCCGCGCAGCATCCGGCCTGCGCACTGCTGCCGCAGGAGGCCGACGACTGCGGCGTCGCCACCTACGTGTGGCACAGCTGCCGGCCTTTCCACCCGGAGCGCCTCTACCAGGCGCTGGAGGACCTGACCTGCGCCGCGGCCCGCAGCCGCGGCCGGTTCTGGCTCGCCGACCGGCCGGACACCCTGCTGGCCTGGGACGCGGCCGGGGGCGCGCTCTGTGTCGAGAGCGCGGGGCCCTGGCTCGCCTCGCTGCCGGACGCCGCCTGGGAGATGGTCCAGCCGGTGCGCCGGGCGGCCGCCGCGCTGGACTGGCACCCCGAGCACGGCGACCGCTGCCAGCACCTCGTGTTCACCTCGCCCGGCCTCGACCGCGACGGACTCGAGCAGCTCCTCGAGTCGTGTCTGCTGAACGACGCCGAGTACGCCGCGGGCCGAGAGGCCTGGAAGCGGCTGCTGCCCGCCTTCGACCCCCTACTGGAGGTATGA
- a CDS encoding type B 50S ribosomal protein L31 produces the protein MKSGIHPPYAPVVFRDKAAGFAFLTRSTATSDRTVDWEDGNTYPVIDVEISSAGHPFYTGTARVLDTAGRVERFERRYGGRQ, from the coding sequence ATGAAGTCCGGCATCCACCCGCCTTACGCGCCTGTCGTCTTCCGCGACAAGGCCGCCGGTTTCGCCTTCCTGACCCGGTCCACCGCCACCAGCGACAGGACGGTCGACTGGGAGGACGGCAACACCTACCCCGTCATCGACGTGGAGATCTCCTCCGCTGGCCACCCCTTCTACACAGGGACGGCACGAGTGCTCGACACCGCCGGCCGCGTCGAGCGCTTCGAGCGCCGGTACGGGGGCCGACAGTGA
- the rpmG gene encoding 50S ribosomal protein L33 has protein sequence MARTDIRPVIQLRSTAGTGYTYVTRKNRRNDPDRLTLRKYDPVAGRHVDFREER, from the coding sequence ATGGCTCGCACCGACATCCGCCCGGTCATCCAGCTCCGCTCCACCGCGGGCACCGGCTACACCTACGTCACCCGCAAGAACCGCCGTAACGACCCCGACCGGCTGACCCTTCGCAAGTACGACCCCGTCGCCGGCCGCCACGTCGACTTCCGAGAGGAGCGCTGA
- the rpmB gene encoding 50S ribosomal protein L28 → MSAHCMLTGARPGFGNRISHSHRRTSRRFDPNIQRKRYWLPGEGRHVRLTLSARAVRTVDVIGVEAAVARIRARGVKV, encoded by the coding sequence ATGTCCGCGCACTGCATGCTGACCGGGGCCCGGCCCGGCTTCGGCAATCGGATCTCCCACTCGCACCGGCGTACGTCCCGCCGCTTCGACCCCAACATCCAGCGCAAGCGCTACTGGCTCCCCGGCGAGGGCCGCCATGTCCGTCTCACCCTCAGCGCGCGGGCGGTCAGGACAGTCGACGTGATCGGCGTCGAGGCCGCCGTCGCCCGGATCCGTGCGCGCGGGGTGAAGGTCTGA
- the rpsN gene encoding 30S ribosomal protein S14, whose protein sequence is MAKKSKVARNEHRKAVVERYAARRAELKDVLRRTDTGEEERQAAQAELRRQPRDASPTRVRNRDAVDGRPRGHLRKFGLSRVRTREQAHAGFLPGVRKSSW, encoded by the coding sequence ATGGCGAAGAAGAGCAAGGTGGCACGCAACGAGCATCGCAAGGCGGTCGTCGAGCGGTACGCGGCCCGGCGGGCCGAGCTGAAGGATGTCCTCCGCAGGACGGACACGGGCGAGGAGGAGCGGCAGGCCGCGCAGGCCGAACTGCGCCGTCAGCCGCGTGACGCCAGCCCGACGCGCGTCCGCAACAGGGACGCGGTGGACGGCCGACCACGGGGCCACCTGCGGAAGTTCGGGCTCTCCAGGGTGCGGACGCGTGAGCAGGCGCACGCCGGCTTCCTGCCCGGAGTCCGCAAGTCCTCCTGGTAG
- a CDS encoding FUSC family protein produces the protein MSWLRALKETALSGLKVERKRLEPLVAVRAAVGLALVVGAGLTLFGPAVAVSSAFGAFQAAIATFQRSWRPRPVLALLSGATLAVSTFLGYLTGANVVLFLALLTLWTFLGGLLWAVGPTAGFMASSNIAIMLVTVTLPTSVAAAAGHAAMIAVGGVVQALLVVLFPVRRWGAQRDALADALAAEADYARRLREDPTASFDPAPLMYARSAAAVTPRQARRRPAELHGTRGVAERIRPVLASLADPAVGVPAEGPARDRVRELLGAAGTVLDAAARAVRHGEAVRVPPAAAAALRTPDTGALLSGPPRRAALRLTALLDEVVGTARGAGAAESDHRTRHGLVRLVPGALRAMRDELRPDSPVLRHAVRSSAVVAAGYLLGAALPLGHGYWAPLTAVMVMRPDFSQTYGRSVARFCGTLVGVGVATAVVQTARPGTYVSAGIAVLCAFGMYLVMRTGYAVASVFISAYVVFLLGTGGEDWAQTVPQRVLLTFLGGVLAMLAYALYPAWETTRLHHRLADWLLAHGRYAAAVLDRYADPADGPESVGTPGSADVRGTLLDARDSRIAWREALSKAKHEPVRSRVLSRRTAEDAGRALAQAGRVVMLIEAHLPEYGGREGAAPVPAAAALAEVLRHAVEEGAEAVRENRVPDWGPVHEVVDRWDTTEASDAVLRGGAVQLLAALDDLADAIAGRQGDDGPRTHEGPAAR, from the coding sequence ATGAGCTGGCTCCGGGCGCTGAAGGAGACCGCCCTTTCGGGGCTGAAGGTCGAGCGGAAACGGCTGGAGCCCCTTGTCGCCGTCCGGGCCGCCGTGGGGCTGGCACTCGTCGTCGGCGCTGGACTGACGCTCTTCGGGCCCGCGGTCGCCGTGAGTTCGGCGTTCGGCGCGTTCCAGGCCGCCATCGCGACGTTCCAGCGCAGCTGGCGGCCGCGGCCGGTCCTCGCGCTCCTGTCGGGGGCGACACTCGCCGTGTCCACCTTCCTCGGCTACCTCACCGGCGCCAATGTCGTCCTGTTTCTCGCCCTGCTGACGCTGTGGACCTTCCTCGGCGGCCTCCTGTGGGCGGTGGGGCCGACGGCCGGGTTCATGGCCTCTTCGAACATCGCCATCATGCTGGTGACCGTCACCCTGCCCACGTCGGTCGCCGCCGCCGCGGGCCATGCCGCCATGATCGCCGTCGGCGGGGTCGTACAGGCCCTGCTCGTCGTCCTGTTCCCGGTACGCCGCTGGGGCGCGCAGCGCGACGCGCTCGCCGACGCGCTCGCGGCGGAGGCCGACTACGCGCGCAGGCTGCGCGAGGATCCGACCGCGTCCTTCGACCCGGCCCCCCTGATGTACGCCCGCAGTGCCGCTGCCGTCACCCCGCGGCAGGCCAGGCGCAGGCCGGCGGAGCTGCACGGCACCCGCGGCGTCGCCGAACGCATCAGGCCCGTGCTCGCATCACTGGCCGACCCGGCCGTCGGCGTGCCCGCGGAGGGCCCGGCCCGCGACCGGGTGCGCGAACTGCTCGGCGCCGCGGGGACGGTGCTCGACGCCGCCGCGCGTGCCGTACGCCACGGGGAGGCCGTCCGCGTCCCGCCGGCTGCGGCCGCCGCCCTGCGGACGCCCGACACCGGCGCCCTCCTCTCCGGGCCGCCCCGCCGAGCGGCCCTGCGGCTGACCGCACTGCTCGACGAGGTCGTCGGCACGGCACGCGGCGCGGGTGCCGCCGAGTCCGACCACCGCACACGGCACGGGCTGGTGCGGTTGGTGCCCGGCGCGCTGCGGGCGATGCGCGACGAACTGCGCCCCGACTCGCCGGTGCTGCGGCACGCGGTCCGCTCGTCGGCGGTCGTGGCCGCCGGCTATCTGCTGGGTGCCGCACTGCCGTTGGGCCACGGCTACTGGGCGCCCCTCACGGCGGTCATGGTCATGCGCCCCGACTTCTCGCAGACCTACGGCCGTTCCGTCGCCCGCTTCTGCGGCACCCTCGTCGGTGTGGGCGTGGCGACCGCGGTGGTGCAGACGGCCCGGCCCGGCACCTATGTCAGCGCGGGCATCGCCGTCCTGTGCGCCTTCGGCATGTACCTCGTCATGCGCACCGGGTACGCGGTGGCCAGCGTCTTCATCTCCGCCTACGTGGTCTTCCTGCTCGGCACCGGCGGAGAGGACTGGGCCCAGACGGTTCCGCAGCGGGTGCTGCTCACCTTCCTCGGCGGGGTGCTGGCGATGCTCGCCTACGCCCTCTACCCGGCCTGGGAGACCACGCGTCTGCATCACCGGCTCGCCGACTGGCTGCTCGCGCACGGCCGTTACGCCGCGGCCGTCCTCGACCGCTACGCCGATCCCGCCGACGGTCCGGAGTCCGTGGGGACACCCGGATCCGCGGACGTCAGGGGGACGCTGCTCGACGCGCGGGACTCCCGGATCGCCTGGCGGGAAGCCCTGTCCAAGGCGAAGCACGAGCCGGTGCGCTCCCGTGTGCTGTCACGGAGAACGGCGGAGGACGCGGGCCGGGCACTCGCCCAGGCGGGCAGGGTCGTGATGCTCATCGAGGCGCATCTGCCCGAGTACGGCGGCCGCGAGGGCGCCGCCCCGGTGCCTGCCGCCGCTGCGCTGGCCGAGGTGCTGCGCCACGCCGTCGAGGAGGGCGCGGAGGCGGTACGCGAGAACCGTGTGCCGGACTGGGGGCCGGTGCACGAGGTCGTGGACCGCTGGGATACGACGGAGGCGTCCGACGCCGTCCTGCGGGGCGGGGCCGTCCAACTCCTTGCAGCGCTGGACGATCTGGCCGACGCCATCGCCGGGAGGCAGGGCGACGACGGGCCGCGGACCCATGAGGGACCCGCGGCCCGGTGA
- a CDS encoding DUF2786 domain-containing protein translates to MRTVEKALAAALYGEGDEALDTGASLLAADPSADDELRLRGEEFVRRAWERGWQPADVVRLVRRDLDDTHELLAAGLITAETQRYGPRLAPRFRAQLDDLAGLQPPRSDRFSHATALLELYRLLSRLPAIEPVGPVPGESLASVPASPHEPRMLGRIRALLAKAEATGYPEEAEALTAKAQELMARHSVDEALLAARTHSPDAPSACRIGVDAPYETAKAVLLDAVAAANRCRAVWNSAFAFSTVVGFESDLESVELLHTSLLVQGATALTKAESAQRAGGRRRTKTFRQSFWTAYASRSGEHLTAVADEVVTADLLPVLASRDVAVASHTDRMFPETTTTRVRGATDLDGWQDGRAAADRAERRGPAPAAGRIARRPRH, encoded by the coding sequence ATGAGAACGGTCGAGAAGGCGCTGGCGGCGGCGCTGTACGGGGAGGGCGACGAGGCGCTCGACACCGGCGCGTCCCTGCTCGCCGCCGACCCCTCCGCCGACGACGAGCTGCGCCTTCGCGGCGAGGAGTTCGTACGGCGGGCCTGGGAGCGGGGCTGGCAGCCCGCCGACGTAGTGCGGTTGGTCCGACGGGACCTCGACGACACGCACGAACTGCTGGCGGCGGGGCTGATCACGGCGGAGACGCAGCGCTACGGCCCTCGGCTCGCACCCCGCTTCCGTGCCCAGCTCGACGACCTGGCCGGTCTGCAACCGCCCAGGTCCGACCGTTTCTCGCACGCCACGGCCCTGCTGGAGCTGTACCGGCTGCTCTCCCGTCTCCCGGCGATCGAACCGGTCGGCCCCGTCCCGGGCGAGTCCCTGGCCTCGGTGCCGGCGTCGCCTCACGAGCCGCGCATGCTCGGGCGGATCCGGGCGCTGCTGGCGAAGGCGGAGGCCACCGGCTACCCGGAGGAGGCCGAGGCGCTCACCGCCAAGGCGCAGGAGCTGATGGCCCGGCACAGCGTCGACGAGGCCTTGCTGGCCGCCCGTACGCACAGCCCGGACGCCCCGTCGGCGTGCCGGATCGGTGTGGACGCCCCGTACGAGACGGCGAAGGCGGTCCTGCTCGACGCGGTGGCCGCGGCGAACCGCTGCCGAGCGGTGTGGAACAGCGCGTTCGCCTTCTCGACCGTAGTCGGCTTCGAGAGCGATCTCGAGTCGGTCGAGCTGCTCCACACCTCCCTGCTCGTCCAGGGCGCGACGGCCCTCACCAAGGCGGAGTCCGCGCAGCGCGCCGGCGGCCGCCGGCGGACCAAGACCTTCCGCCAGTCGTTCTGGACCGCGTACGCGAGCCGCTCGGGCGAGCATCTGACCGCTGTCGCCGACGAGGTGGTCACCGCCGACCTGCTGCCTGTCCTGGCATCGCGGGACGTGGCGGTGGCCTCGCACACCGACCGGATGTTCCCCGAGACGACGACCACCCGGGTGCGCGGCGCCACGGACCTCGACGGATGGCAGGACGGCCGCGCCGCGGCGGACCGTGCGGAGCGGCGGGGCCCGGCGCCGGCGGCGGGACGCATCGCACGCAGGCCTCGCCACTAG
- a CDS encoding ABC transporter ATP-binding protein — protein sequence MTTTAVRLTGLRRVHRDVTALDGIDLEFPRGSFTAVMGPSGSGKSTLLQCAAGLDRPTSGTVEIDGVRLDGLSERRLTLLRRDRIGFVFQAYNLIPSLTAAQNVALPLRLAGRRPSRADVRRALAEVGLEGRAGHRPGRMSGGQQQRVALARALITRPAVLFADEPTGALDTVTSKEVLGLLRGLVDREGQTIVMVTHDPVAASFADRVVLLVDGRVGGELTSPTADQVAARLAGLEAVPC from the coding sequence ATGACCACAACAGCCGTACGGCTCACCGGCCTCCGCCGCGTCCACCGTGACGTCACCGCACTCGACGGAATCGACCTCGAATTCCCTCGAGGGTCCTTCACCGCCGTCATGGGGCCCTCCGGATCGGGCAAGTCCACCCTGCTCCAGTGCGCCGCCGGGCTCGACCGGCCGACGTCGGGGACCGTGGAGATCGACGGCGTCAGGCTCGACGGGCTGAGCGAACGGCGGCTCACCCTGCTGCGGCGCGACCGGATCGGCTTCGTCTTCCAGGCCTACAACCTGATCCCGTCGCTGACCGCGGCCCAGAACGTCGCACTGCCGCTGCGGCTGGCGGGGCGGCGGCCGTCGCGCGCCGACGTGCGCCGGGCGCTCGCCGAGGTGGGCCTCGAGGGCAGGGCGGGGCATCGGCCGGGCCGGATGTCGGGCGGGCAGCAGCAGCGGGTCGCTCTCGCCCGCGCCCTGATCACCCGGCCGGCCGTGCTGTTCGCGGACGAACCGACCGGCGCGCTCGACACCGTCACCAGCAAGGAGGTGCTCGGACTTCTGCGGGGGCTGGTGGACCGCGAAGGGCAGACGATCGTGATGGTCACCCATGACCCGGTGGCCGCGTCGTTCGCCGACCGGGTCGTCCTCCTGGTCGACGGGCGGGTCGGCGGAGAGCTCACGTCGCCCACCGCCGATCAGGTCGCGGCCCGCCTCGCGGGACTGGAGGCGGTCCCGTGCTGA